The genomic window CGTCTATGCCGCGGGCATTGAAGAAGGCGGCCATCCCTTGAATGACGACGTAACCACGATGGTTCTGACGCCCCGCATGGTCGAATCGGTAAAGATTCCTGTCGTCACGGTTGGCGGGATGCCCACCGGCCGGCGGATGGCGCCGGCATTACGCCTGGGCCGGGGGGGGGTAGGAGGCGGGCGGGAACTGGACATTGGAGGCGCGCTCGGTGGGGAATTCCCTCGGGCGGACGGGGATCGCGATGTGCTCACCGGTGCGCAGCTTCCGGACCACCAGGGTGCCGGCGATCTTGTCGTGGAGAGCGGCGTGATCGCGGGTGAAGAACGCCATGAAGTAGCCGATCATGGCCAGGGCGCCGCTGAGGGGTTTCCCGATGAGTTCCCGGAGAAGAAGTCGCCCGGCGGAGGCCGGCTCGAAATCCCTGCGCACCACCCGGAGGTCCAGCAGTTTCTTGCCGATGGTCTGACCCGAGAGGAGGAGCACCGACAGGTCGATGAAGCCGAA from Acidobacteriota bacterium includes these protein-coding regions:
- a CDS encoding RDD family protein, with amino-acid sequence MICPYCLSVFPSGTSGCKSCGRPVPVGATPPVAGVFGRFFALVLDGIFCFLPAIITLAALVFTNEKLKGLVLGITDLQGVQNLLLNPDFLVPYAVSGGLLGVFGFIDLSVLLLSGQTIGKKLLDLRVVRRDFEPASAGRLLLRELIGKPLSGALAMIGYFMAFFTRDHAALHDKIAGTLVVRKLRTGEHIAIPVRPREFPTERASNVQFPPASYPPPAQA